A part of Cystobacter ferrugineus genomic DNA contains:
- a CDS encoding glutathione S-transferase family protein: MATPTVPKLVLCELGETRVPGLESYSPFCLKANRALKYLGLPYERRHGIPSSFKKYHATGQVPVLLIGDTEAVGDSTDILQRIQKLAGRTFHGTTDPKLAGEANLWEEFADTSLCGFLVSARWADERNWARFRDAAFSSIPAPLRLLIGGQLRKRIVKGLVARDVWRAGPEVCWRRFQELLDSLETRAPEEGFWLGTFSAADLGLFSQLFSLRQDITPWQRDQIAARPRLTRYLDRVDAATRGPNTASAAQARTPVA, encoded by the coding sequence ATGGCAACCCCCACCGTCCCGAAGCTCGTCCTGTGTGAACTCGGAGAGACCCGCGTCCCGGGCCTGGAGAGCTACTCCCCCTTCTGCCTCAAGGCGAACCGCGCCCTGAAGTACCTGGGCCTGCCCTACGAGCGCCGCCATGGCATCCCCAGCAGTTTCAAGAAGTACCACGCCACCGGCCAGGTGCCCGTGCTGCTCATTGGCGACACCGAGGCGGTGGGCGACTCCACCGACATCCTCCAGCGCATCCAGAAGCTCGCGGGCCGCACCTTCCACGGGACGACGGACCCCAAGCTCGCCGGCGAGGCCAACCTGTGGGAGGAGTTCGCCGATACCTCGCTCTGCGGCTTCCTCGTCAGCGCCCGCTGGGCCGACGAGCGCAACTGGGCGCGCTTCCGCGACGCGGCCTTCTCGAGCATACCGGCGCCCCTGCGGCTCCTCATCGGCGGACAGTTGCGCAAGCGCATCGTGAAAGGACTCGTGGCGCGTGATGTCTGGCGCGCGGGCCCCGAGGTGTGCTGGCGGCGCTTCCAGGAACTGCTCGACTCACTGGAGACTCGCGCCCCCGAGGAGGGCTTCTGGCTGGGGACGTTCTCCGCCGCGGACCTCGGCCTGTTCAGCCAGCTCTTCAGCCTGCGCCAGGACATCACCCCATGGCAGCGCGATCAGATCGCCGCGCGGCCCCGACTGACGCGCTACCTGGACCGGGTGGACGCGGCCACCCGGGGCCCCAACACGGCGAGCGCGGCCCAGGCTCGAACCCCGGTGGCCTGA
- a CDS encoding monovalent cation/H+ antiporter subunit A yields MPLLALLVIPWISGAIAALLPTRARNRAAGLAGLTALVGLVGVALHFPGVQGGGLRVEHFSWVPSLGLDFVLRLDGLSWTFCVLVLGIGALVMLYARYYLSPSDPVPRFFAFLLAFMGAMLGVVLSGNLLQMAFFWELTSLFSFLLIGYWNQRKDAQRGARMALTVTGMGGLCLLAGLLVLGQMAGSYELETVLGSAQRVKAHPLYPVALCLLLLGAFTKSAQFPFHFWLPNAMAAPTPVSAYLHSATMVKLGVFLLARLWPVLSGTETWFWLTGSAGLVTLLLGAWAALFQRDLKGLLAYSTISHLGLVVLLLGLNSPLAAVAAVFHLMNHAAFKASLFMAVGIIDHETGTRDIRRLSGLFRLMPITGTLALVATAAMAGVPLLNGFLSKEMFFAETVFIDAIPAVQWGLPVAATLAGMGSVAYSLRFAVRVFFGPVSALNTPRVPEEPPKWLRVPVEVLVLMCLVVGVAPAVSIGPILEAASRSVVGGQVPPYSLKLWHGFTPPLFMSALALGGGAVLYLLIQGLEARRVRLGGRFMARLDGARLFTSLLAWLTALSRWLRRWLLTTGLQRQLLAMVLVTLLVGVVALWGGIGKGDRPLVPLSPVFVALWVTGGVAALGAAWQAKFHRLAALMLLGTAGAVCCVTFIWFSAPDLALTQLTVEVVTTLLILLGLRWLPPREPARGVYDAHTRRVARVRRARDFIIAVSAGGAMAILAYAVMTRELPERTSFFLENALSGGGGRNVVNVMLVDFRGFDTFGEGVVLSLVALTVYALLRRFRPAHEVMALPPQQQALPEDLRTDLVNPRLAQDTAVGYLMVPAVLVRLLLPVSGVVATFFFLRGHNAPGGGFVAGLVMSVGFLLQYIVSGTEWVEQRLNLAPRVLIGAGLLLVLGTAAGSFVAGYPLLTSHTFHLSVPVLGELHIGSAMFFDLGVFCLVLGSTLLILVALAHQSIRAHRASGDD; encoded by the coding sequence ATGCCGCTCCTTGCCCTCCTGGTCATTCCCTGGATTTCCGGTGCCATCGCGGCACTGCTGCCCACGCGCGCCCGGAACCGCGCGGCGGGGCTCGCGGGCCTCACCGCGCTGGTGGGCCTGGTGGGCGTGGCGCTCCACTTCCCGGGTGTCCAGGGCGGAGGTCTGCGGGTCGAGCACTTCTCGTGGGTGCCGTCGCTTGGGCTCGACTTCGTGCTGCGGCTCGACGGCCTCTCCTGGACGTTCTGCGTGCTCGTCCTGGGCATCGGCGCGCTGGTGATGCTGTATGCGCGGTACTACCTCTCGCCGTCGGATCCCGTGCCGAGGTTCTTCGCGTTCCTCCTGGCCTTCATGGGGGCGATGCTGGGCGTGGTTCTCTCGGGGAACCTGCTGCAGATGGCCTTCTTCTGGGAGCTGACCTCCCTCTTCTCGTTCCTGCTCATTGGCTACTGGAACCAGCGGAAGGACGCACAGCGCGGGGCTCGGATGGCGCTCACGGTCACCGGCATGGGCGGCCTGTGCCTCCTGGCTGGGCTGCTGGTGCTCGGCCAGATGGCCGGCAGCTACGAGCTGGAGACCGTTCTCGGAAGCGCGCAGCGGGTCAAGGCCCACCCGCTCTACCCGGTAGCACTCTGCCTCCTCCTGCTCGGCGCGTTCACCAAGAGCGCCCAGTTTCCCTTCCATTTCTGGCTCCCGAACGCGATGGCGGCCCCGACGCCGGTGTCGGCGTATCTGCACTCGGCGACCATGGTGAAGCTGGGCGTGTTCCTGCTGGCGAGGCTGTGGCCGGTGCTATCGGGAACGGAGACCTGGTTCTGGCTCACCGGCTCCGCGGGGCTCGTCACGCTGTTGCTCGGCGCGTGGGCGGCGCTGTTCCAGCGCGACCTGAAGGGACTGCTCGCCTACTCCACCATCTCGCACCTCGGGCTGGTGGTGTTGCTGCTGGGGCTCAACAGTCCGCTCGCGGCGGTGGCGGCGGTGTTTCACCTCATGAACCACGCGGCCTTCAAGGCGTCGCTGTTCATGGCGGTGGGGATCATCGATCATGAGACGGGGACGCGGGACATCCGGCGGTTGTCGGGGCTCTTCCGCCTGATGCCCATCACCGGCACGCTCGCGCTCGTCGCCACGGCGGCGATGGCGGGAGTTCCGCTGCTCAATGGCTTCTTGTCGAAGGAGATGTTCTTCGCCGAGACCGTCTTCATCGACGCCATCCCCGCCGTCCAGTGGGGCCTGCCGGTCGCGGCGACCCTGGCCGGCATGGGGAGCGTCGCCTACTCGCTCCGGTTCGCGGTGAGGGTGTTCTTCGGGCCCGTCAGCGCGCTGAACACGCCACGTGTCCCGGAGGAGCCCCCCAAGTGGCTGCGCGTCCCCGTCGAGGTACTGGTCCTCATGTGCCTGGTGGTGGGGGTGGCGCCCGCGGTGTCGATCGGGCCCATCCTCGAGGCCGCGTCCCGGTCGGTGGTGGGTGGGCAGGTCCCGCCGTACAGCCTCAAGCTCTGGCATGGGTTCACCCCTCCGCTCTTCATGAGCGCGCTGGCGCTCGGCGGTGGCGCGGTGTTGTACCTGCTGATCCAGGGGCTGGAGGCGAGGCGGGTGCGCCTCGGGGGCCGCTTCATGGCGCGGTTGGATGGCGCGAGGCTCTTCACGTCACTGCTGGCGTGGCTCACCGCGTTGAGCAGATGGCTCCGCCGCTGGCTGCTCACCACGGGGCTCCAGCGGCAGTTGCTGGCGATGGTTCTGGTCACGTTGCTGGTGGGCGTCGTGGCGCTTTGGGGGGGCATTGGCAAGGGGGATCGCCCGCTGGTGCCCCTCTCGCCGGTGTTCGTCGCGCTATGGGTGACGGGAGGCGTCGCGGCGCTGGGGGCGGCATGGCAGGCGAAGTTCCACCGGCTCGCCGCGCTCATGCTCTTGGGGACCGCGGGCGCGGTGTGCTGCGTCACCTTCATCTGGTTCTCCGCTCCGGATCTGGCGCTCACCCAGCTCACCGTCGAGGTGGTGACGACGCTGCTCATCCTGCTCGGGCTCAGGTGGTTGCCCCCACGGGAGCCGGCTCGCGGCGTGTACGACGCGCACACCCGGCGGGTCGCCAGGGTCCGGCGAGCCCGCGACTTCATCATCGCGGTGAGCGCCGGCGGCGCGATGGCGATCCTCGCCTACGCGGTGATGACGCGCGAGCTCCCCGAGCGCACCTCCTTCTTCCTGGAGAACGCGCTGAGCGGCGGAGGTGGGCGGAACGTGGTGAACGTGATGCTGGTGGACTTCCGCGGGTTCGACACCTTCGGGGAAGGGGTGGTGCTGTCACTCGTGGCGCTCACGGTCTACGCGCTCCTGCGGCGCTTCCGGCCGGCGCACGAGGTGATGGCGCTTCCGCCACAGCAGCAGGCGCTGCCGGAGGACCTGCGGACGGACCTGGTGAATCCCCGCCTGGCGCAGGACACCGCGGTGGGGTACCTGATGGTCCCGGCGGTGCTGGTCCGCTTGCTCCTGCCCGTCTCGGGAGTCGTGGCGACGTTCTTCTTCCTGCGTGGGCACAACGCGCCAGGGGGTGGATTCGTGGCGGGGTTGGTGATGTCGGTGGGGTTCCTGCTCCAGTACATCGTCTCCGGCACCGAGTGGGTCGAGCAGCGGCTGAACCTCGCGCCTCGCGTGCTGATAGGCGCCGGTCTCCTGTTGGTCCTCGGCACGGCCGCGGGATCGTTCGTGGCCGGGTATCCGCTCCTCACCTCACACACCTTCCATCTGAGCGTGCCGGTGCTGGGCGAGCTTCACATTGGAAGCGCGATGTTCTTCGACCTGGGCGTGTTCTGTCTGGTGTTGGGCTCCACGTTGCTCATCCTCGTGGCGCTCGCGCACCAGTCGATCCGCGCTCATCGTGCCTCGGGAGATGACTGA
- a CDS encoding Na+/H+ antiporter subunit C produces the protein MEVVLAIAIGVLTGSGVWLLLRPRTFQLVVGLSLLSYAVNLFIFSIGGLAIDKEPILVDGVPRDLAHYTDPVPQALVLTAIVISFAMTALLLVITLASRGMTGTDHVDGTDA, from the coding sequence ATGGAGGTGGTGCTCGCGATCGCTATCGGCGTCTTGACCGGCTCGGGCGTCTGGCTCCTTCTACGGCCCCGCACGTTTCAGCTGGTCGTTGGCTTGTCGCTCCTGTCCTATGCGGTCAACCTCTTCATCTTCAGCATCGGCGGCCTGGCCATCGACAAGGAGCCCATCCTCGTGGACGGCGTCCCCCGGGACCTCGCCCACTACACGGATCCGGTTCCTCAGGCGCTCGTGCTGACCGCCATCGTCATCAGCTTCGCGATGACGGCCCTCCTCCTGGTCATCACCCTGGCCTCGCGCGGGATGACCGGGACCGACCACGTGGACGGCACCGACGCATGA
- a CDS encoding monovalent cation/H+ antiporter subunit D, producing the protein MKALVQDLMPHLMVVPILLPMLSAAVMLLLGEGKRPAKLVLGMSSALLGLAVSAALLAWVDEYGVVAYLPGNWPAPFGITLAVDRLSAGMLVLTWILGTCALSFAFTRWHRAGVHFHPIFQLQLMGLSGAFLTADVFNLFVFFEILLAASYGLLLHGSGRPRVRAGLHYVAVNLAASSLFLIGVSMIYGVTGTLNMAELSARLSEGSVANRHLIDAGAAILAVAFLAKAGIWPLNFWLVPAYSSATPPVAAMFAVLTKVGVYALVRLWTLMFAGGPLAGFGADGLLAFGVLSAVLAALGMLATQRLAVQAAAGVMVSAGTLLAALGLGEQAVLGSAVFYLVGSTLASSAFFLLVDLVERWRAGATVVDEAPFLTATLEAQEVNLDDAEEPLVALPFPASTALLGMAFIACALLTSGLPPLPTFIGKLGMLSAALGASEGSGPVSARAWLFTGVLLGCGLLTLIALTRTGIRTFWSEMQREPPRVRAPEGLPIVALLTACGVLTLAAGPAMELARATAQSLYDRRGYIAAVLGAEVRPPATAPEAGR; encoded by the coding sequence ATGAAAGCGCTCGTTCAAGACCTGATGCCCCACTTGATGGTGGTTCCCATCCTCCTGCCGATGTTGAGCGCGGCGGTGATGCTTCTGCTGGGCGAGGGCAAGCGCCCCGCCAAGCTGGTGTTGGGGATGAGCTCCGCGCTCCTGGGGCTCGCTGTCTCGGCGGCGCTCCTGGCGTGGGTGGACGAATACGGCGTCGTGGCCTACCTCCCCGGCAACTGGCCCGCGCCATTCGGGATTACCCTCGCGGTGGACCGTCTGTCGGCGGGAATGCTGGTGCTGACCTGGATCCTGGGCACCTGCGCGCTCTCCTTCGCCTTCACGCGCTGGCACCGCGCGGGTGTTCACTTCCACCCGATCTTCCAGTTGCAGCTCATGGGGCTCTCCGGCGCATTCCTGACGGCGGATGTCTTCAATCTCTTCGTCTTCTTCGAGATCCTGCTCGCCGCCTCGTATGGCCTGTTGCTGCATGGCTCTGGAAGGCCGCGGGTCCGCGCGGGCTTGCACTACGTGGCGGTGAATCTCGCCGCCTCGTCGCTCTTCCTCATTGGCGTGTCGATGATCTACGGCGTCACGGGGACACTCAACATGGCGGAACTCTCCGCGCGCCTGTCCGAGGGGAGTGTGGCCAACCGACACCTCATCGACGCGGGAGCGGCCATCCTCGCGGTGGCGTTCCTGGCCAAGGCGGGAATCTGGCCGCTCAACTTCTGGCTCGTCCCCGCCTATTCGTCGGCGACTCCGCCCGTGGCGGCGATGTTCGCGGTGCTCACGAAGGTCGGCGTCTACGCCCTGGTGCGGCTCTGGACGCTGATGTTCGCCGGGGGGCCACTGGCGGGGTTTGGCGCGGACGGTCTGCTCGCGTTCGGAGTGCTCTCCGCGGTGCTCGCGGCTCTGGGGATGCTCGCCACGCAGCGGCTCGCGGTCCAGGCGGCGGCGGGGGTGATGGTCTCCGCCGGTACGCTCCTGGCCGCGTTGGGGCTGGGTGAGCAAGCGGTCCTCGGCTCCGCGGTGTTCTACCTGGTGGGCTCCACGCTGGCCTCCAGCGCGTTCTTCCTGCTCGTCGACCTCGTCGAGCGTTGGCGTGCGGGCGCCACCGTCGTGGACGAGGCGCCCTTCTTGACCGCGACGCTCGAAGCGCAGGAAGTCAACCTCGACGACGCGGAGGAGCCGCTCGTCGCCCTGCCGTTCCCTGCCTCCACCGCGTTGTTGGGTATGGCATTCATCGCGTGCGCGCTGCTCACCTCCGGCCTGCCTCCCCTGCCAACCTTCATCGGCAAGCTCGGCATGTTGTCGGCGGCGCTCGGAGCGAGCGAGGGGAGCGGACCGGTCTCCGCCCGTGCATGGCTGTTCACCGGCGTGCTGCTGGGCTGTGGTCTGCTCACCCTCATCGCGCTCACGCGAACGGGAATCCGGACCTTCTGGTCGGAGATGCAGCGCGAGCCGCCTCGGGTCCGGGCGCCGGAGGGATTGCCCATCGTGGCGCTCCTCACCGCGTGCGGAGTGCTGACGCTCGCGGCGGGACCCGCGATGGAGCTCGCGCGCGCAACGGCCCAGTCCCTCTATGATCGCCGCGGGTACATTGCCGCGGTCCTCGGAGCAGAGGTGCGGCCGCCAGCCACGGCGCCGGAGGCGGGGCGATGA
- a CDS encoding Na+/H+ antiporter subunit E gives MRRLIPSPALSVALLLLWILLMQSLSAGTLVMGAALALFWPAVTVKLRPTPVRLRRPLVMARLFCRVLLEMLRSNAEVSWVILTRRSRDIRSGFVLIPLELKDPNGLAVLAMIVTFTPGTAWAQVSADDRVLLLHVLAIQSETDLVAFIKHHYERPLREIFE, from the coding sequence ATGAGGAGGCTCATCCCTTCCCCCGCGCTCTCGGTGGCGCTGCTCCTGCTCTGGATCCTGCTCATGCAGTCGTTGAGCGCGGGGACACTGGTGATGGGCGCCGCCTTGGCGCTGTTCTGGCCCGCGGTGACCGTCAAGCTCAGGCCCACCCCCGTGCGGTTGCGCAGGCCCCTCGTCATGGCACGCCTGTTCTGCCGGGTGCTGCTCGAGATGCTGCGGTCGAACGCCGAGGTGTCGTGGGTGATTCTCACACGGCGCTCGCGCGACATCCGCTCCGGCTTCGTTCTCATTCCGCTCGAACTGAAGGATCCGAACGGCCTGGCCGTGCTGGCGATGATCGTCACGTTCACGCCGGGCACCGCCTGGGCGCAGGTGTCGGCGGATGATCGCGTCCTGCTGTTGCACGTGCTCGCCATTCAGAGCGAGACGGACCTGGTGGCCTTCATCAAGCATCACTACGAGCGTCCGCTCCGGGAGATCTTCGAATGA
- a CDS encoding K+/H+ antiporter subunit F: MSSLLSWALAFALGCLALAMMLALARMIVGPRAEDRVLAFDCLYQNTMLVILALGLIYRSSSYFEAALLIALFGFVGSTAMSKFLLRGEIIE, encoded by the coding sequence ATGAGCTCTCTGCTCTCCTGGGCACTGGCCTTCGCCCTCGGCTGTCTTGCCCTCGCGATGATGCTGGCGCTGGCACGGATGATTGTTGGGCCGAGGGCGGAGGATCGCGTGTTGGCGTTTGACTGCCTGTACCAGAACACGATGCTGGTCATCCTCGCGCTCGGGCTCATCTATCGCAGCAGCTCCTACTTCGAGGCGGCGCTCTTGATCGCCCTCTTCGGGTTCGTGGGCTCCACGGCGATGTCCAAGTTCCTCCTGCGCGGGGAGATCATCGAATGA
- the mnhG gene encoding monovalent cation/H(+) antiporter subunit G produces the protein MNTWAPLWVDALTAVLVVVGALAALIGSFGVLRLKSFFQRVHAPTLGATLGTWGFTLATAVQVSFERGQLYLHALLIAVFIALTVPVTTVLLMRAAVFRGRTRGEEIPVPSTDEPPRE, from the coding sequence ATGAACACGTGGGCGCCTCTGTGGGTGGATGCGCTGACCGCGGTGCTCGTGGTGGTGGGCGCGCTGGCGGCACTGATCGGCTCGTTCGGAGTGCTGCGACTGAAGAGCTTCTTCCAGCGTGTCCACGCGCCCACCCTGGGCGCGACGCTGGGAACCTGGGGCTTCACGCTCGCGACGGCGGTGCAGGTCTCCTTCGAGCGCGGCCAGCTCTACCTTCATGCGCTGCTCATCGCGGTGTTCATCGCGCTCACCGTGCCGGTCACCACGGTATTGCTGATGCGGGCCGCGGTGTTCCGAGGACGTACTCGGGGCGAGGAGATTCCGGTGCCCAGCACGGACGAACCACCCCGGGAATGA
- a CDS encoding alpha/beta fold hydrolase, with translation MSPFLHPPLRPWVSFLLLLPWLVLAGCALPAPTEGRLLRTEPTPVAEALFEVRARHTDLVPVRVVFPSDSGGRPLRPADGSRLPALVLVQGAFVPPEDYLWLAESLAARGHVVALPSHPLDFALSAADNGRSARQLLSQPPEGSLLTDLVDPSRIAVAGHSLGGVIASKLALEGGFAALALLASYPDPADAERVPTLAAPSLSLAGALDCSAQLPRVRDEASRLPSPSVLVVLQGVTHYQFTVSDQKDREGGCAPTEPLDTAHERITEVLARFLDAALSGQGTGADDLRQVPGTEVTVR, from the coding sequence ATGAGCCCGTTCCTCCACCCGCCCCTCCGCCCCTGGGTGTCCTTCCTGCTTCTCTTGCCGTGGCTCGTCCTCGCGGGCTGCGCGCTTCCCGCGCCCACCGAGGGCCGCCTCCTGCGCACGGAACCTACTCCCGTCGCCGAGGCCCTCTTCGAGGTGCGCGCCCGCCACACGGATCTCGTCCCGGTGCGGGTGGTGTTTCCCTCGGACTCGGGAGGACGCCCCCTCCGGCCCGCCGACGGCTCGCGGCTCCCGGCGCTCGTTCTCGTCCAGGGCGCCTTCGTCCCTCCCGAGGATTATCTCTGGCTCGCCGAGTCCCTCGCCGCCCGCGGCCATGTCGTCGCACTGCCGTCGCACCCACTCGACTTCGCCCTGTCCGCCGCCGACAACGGCCGCTCCGCCCGGCAACTCCTCTCCCAGCCTCCAGAGGGCTCACTGCTCACGGACCTCGTGGACCCCTCGCGCATCGCCGTGGCCGGGCACTCGCTCGGCGGCGTCATCGCCAGCAAGCTCGCGCTCGAGGGCGGTTTCGCGGCGCTCGCCTTGCTCGCCAGCTACCCCGACCCCGCCGACGCCGAGCGCGTCCCCACGCTCGCGGCGCCTTCGCTCTCGCTCGCGGGCGCATTGGACTGTTCGGCCCAACTGCCCCGTGTCCGGGACGAGGCCTCCCGTCTTCCCTCGCCCTCGGTGCTCGTCGTGCTCCAAGGCGTCACCCACTACCAGTTCACCGTCAGTGACCAGAAGGATCGGGAAGGTGGCTGTGCGCCCACCGAGCCACTCGACACCGCGCACGAGCGCATCACCGAGGTGCTCGCGCGCTTCCTGGACGCCGCGCTCTCCGGGCAGGGGACGGGCGCCGATGACCTCCGCCAGGTGCCAGGCACCGAGGTGACCGTCCGATGA
- a CDS encoding D-(-)-3-hydroxybutyrate oligomer hydrolase, producing the protein MDGDMHKNTHPLAIASATLLALVSCKGDRDEDSGPLNQKPSYLGTVTATTYDGNSDDLLTAGLGASGIAAATPPAYADPNNPTAAELRRNAIHANYRAVLDIAANSGYGTMYGPNVNAAGEATTGTGKVAGTEYIAYADDGSGKQNVTLMVQVPDGFDPTHNPCIVTGASSGSRGIYGAIGSAGEWGLKNNCAVAYTDKGGSTGLYTFDDDSVNLRNGKRATRTEAGKDAIFAPALGDEERSAYAASFPGRIASKHAHSQQNPEKDWGRMTLQAVEFAFYVLNEKYGALAPDGKSRLVRLTPENTWTLASSISNGAGAALLAAEQDTKGLIDAVAVTEPQIQPKSSTGYTVKQGGATEAAQGKSLLDFSTYAALYQPCIAGVAGRCASLAAKGLLSGADLTAQMNDARARMNAYGWLPDAEPLHGLNAASSIGIAVTYVNAYGRFSVTDNVCGFSSANTDANGNPVAFTAAQKASSFATQSGIIGTPVYENSVGGAKAYSAAISPSTNAADQALDGFLCLRSLATGVDAVTGAPLTGTMAEQSARVRAGLAEVQATGNLHGKPAIIVTGRSDTLLPVNHASRAYLGLNAAAEGSSSKLRYIEVTNANHFDFLASVLPANIVPMHVYLFRALDAAFAHLKSGAELPPSQVVRTVTRTDATTPITNTHVPPISASPGADAISVSGTTIDIPN; encoded by the coding sequence ATGGATGGCGACATGCATAAAAACACCCATCCACTGGCCATCGCCAGCGCGACGCTGCTCGCCCTGGTTTCCTGTAAGGGCGACCGTGACGAGGACAGCGGCCCGCTGAACCAGAAACCCAGTTACCTCGGCACGGTCACGGCCACCACCTACGACGGCAACAGCGACGATCTGCTGACCGCGGGCCTCGGCGCCAGCGGCATTGCCGCCGCCACTCCGCCCGCCTATGCCGATCCCAACAATCCAACCGCGGCCGAGCTGCGCCGCAACGCCATCCACGCCAACTACAGGGCCGTGCTCGATATCGCCGCCAACAGTGGCTACGGCACGATGTACGGCCCGAACGTGAACGCGGCGGGCGAGGCGACCACCGGCACCGGCAAGGTCGCGGGCACCGAATACATTGCCTATGCGGACGACGGCAGCGGCAAGCAGAACGTGACGCTGATGGTGCAGGTGCCGGACGGCTTCGATCCCACCCACAATCCCTGCATCGTCACCGGCGCCTCCAGCGGCTCGCGCGGCATCTATGGGGCGATCGGCAGCGCGGGCGAGTGGGGCCTGAAGAACAATTGCGCCGTCGCCTACACGGACAAGGGTGGCAGCACCGGCCTCTATACCTTCGACGACGACAGCGTCAACCTGCGGAACGGCAAGCGCGCGACGCGCACGGAGGCGGGCAAGGACGCCATCTTCGCGCCAGCCCTCGGCGACGAGGAGCGCAGCGCCTATGCCGCCAGTTTCCCCGGCCGTATCGCCTCCAAGCACGCGCACTCCCAGCAGAATCCCGAGAAGGACTGGGGCAGGATGACGCTGCAGGCCGTGGAGTTCGCCTTCTATGTGCTGAACGAGAAGTACGGCGCGCTGGCGCCGGACGGCAAGAGCAGGCTCGTGCGCCTGACGCCCGAGAACACCTGGACCCTGGCCTCCAGCATCTCGAACGGCGCGGGCGCGGCGCTGCTGGCCGCCGAGCAGGATACGAAAGGGCTGATCGACGCCGTGGCCGTGACCGAGCCGCAGATCCAGCCGAAGAGCAGCACCGGCTACACGGTGAAGCAAGGCGGGGCGACGGAGGCGGCGCAAGGCAAGTCGCTGCTGGACTTCTCCACCTACGCGGCGCTGTACCAGCCCTGCATCGCCGGTGTCGCCGGCCGTTGCGCATCGCTGGCCGCCAAGGGCCTGCTGTCAGGGGCCGACCTGACGGCGCAGATGAACGATGCCAGGGCGCGCATGAATGCCTATGGCTGGCTGCCGGATGCGGAGCCACTGCATGGCCTGAACGCGGCGAGCAGCATCGGCATCGCGGTGACCTACGTGAACGCCTACGGCAGGTTCTCGGTGACCGACAACGTCTGCGGCTTCAGCTCGGCGAACACCGATGCGAACGGCAATCCGGTGGCCTTTACCGCCGCGCAGAAGGCCTCCAGCTTCGCCACCCAGAGCGGCATCATCGGCACACCGGTCTATGAGAACTCGGTGGGCGGCGCCAAGGCCTACAGCGCGGCGATCTCCCCATCCACCAACGCGGCCGATCAGGCGCTGGACGGCTTCCTCTGCCTGCGTTCGCTGGCGACGGGCGTGGACGCGGTCACGGGCGCGCCACTGACGGGCACCATGGCGGAGCAAAGCGCCCGCGTGCGCGCCGGCCTCGCCGAGGTGCAAGCGACAGGAAACCTGCACGGCAAGCCCGCCATCATCGTGACGGGCCGTAGCGATACGCTGCTCCCGGTGAACCACGCGTCGCGCGCCTACCTGGGCCTGAACGCGGCGGCGGAGGGCAGCAGCAGCAAGCTGCGCTACATCGAGGTGACGAACGCCAACCACTTCGATTTCCTCGCCAGCGTGCTGCCCGCCAACATCGTGCCGATGCACGTCTATCTGTTCCGCGCGCTGGACGCGGCCTTCGCCCATCTCAAGAGCGGCGCCGAGCTGCCGCCCTCGCAGGTCGTGCGCACCGTGACGCGGACGGACGCGACGACGCCGATCACGAACACCCATGTGCCGCCGATCTCGGCGTCGCCGGGGGCGGACGCGATCAGTGTCAGCGGCACCACGATCGACATCCCGAACTAA